The following is a genomic window from Nitrospira sp..
CGATCCGCCGCACATGTTCCTGATAGGTGATCAAGGCTTGGCCCAACAGGCTGGCCGAAGCCCCGAAGGCGACGAAGACCGTCGAGAACCCGGCGATAAACAGCAGCGAGTTCAAGATGATGGCCTTCCGGAACCGGCTTCGCTCCGAAACATCGGTCAGCTGTTCGACCGAGAGCCCGGTGATGTAGGAAATGTAGGACGGGACCAACGGCAACACACAGGGAGACACGAAGGACAACAGTCCTGCGGAAAAGGCCGCTACCAATGAAATCGACTGCACCGATTCGGTCATGGTCAGGACCCCTGCAAGAGCGATTCGACCAGTCGTTTCCCCTCAGGCGTATTCCAATCGCGAGCCCCGGGAATCCGGTTGCGAATGATCCCGTTGCGATCGATGAGAAACGTCATCGGAAGTGTACGTGCGCCATATCGGAGGCCAACGCGAAAATCGGCGTCATGGAGCACGGGAAAGGTAAAGCCGGTCTCCTGCTGGAACGGACGGGTGACGGCCGCGCCTTGGGCATCGGTCGAGACGGCCAGGATCTCAAACTCCTTACGGCTGAACGACCGATAGAGTCGTTCCATTGCAGGCATCTCAATTTTGCACGGGCCGCACCAGGTCGCCCAAAAATTCAGCAGGACCACCTTCCCACGAAACTGATCGAGCGTGATGTTGAACCCCTCGGAGTCTTTGAGCAGGAAGTTCGGCGCTTCCTCGTTGACCTGAGGAACTCGCTCGACAACGGCGAGCGGAGAGGGTATCCGCAGGGAATCGCCTCCGTGGGCATCGACAACGGCGAGCGCCCCGAACATCATGGCGGCACCGATCATGAAGAAGAACGACCAGCGGTCCATCGCCACACTTACAGCGCCGGAACATCCTGTGGTGAGGATGCGCGCGCGGCCTTTTCGCTCGATTTCAAGAGTTGGGTCAGCACCTTGAGGTTATCCAGCCTGGTCCAATCACGAGGTCCGATCACCTTTTCTCGGAGAATGCCTTGCTGATCGATGATGTAGGTTTCGGGAACCCCCATCAACTTGTAGCGCTTGTCCGTCTGGCCCCAGGAATCGACCAACACGGGAAAGGTGAGGTTGAGCCCCTTGACGAACGGCGGAATTTCTTTCTTGGTGGTGACCC
Proteins encoded in this region:
- a CDS encoding alkyl hydroperoxide reductase/ Thiol specific antioxidant/ Mal allergen, translating into MDRWSFFFMIGAAMMFGALAVVDAHGGDSLRIPSPLAVVERVPQVNEEAPNFLLKDSEGFNITLDQFRGKVVLLNFWATWCGPCKIEMPAMERLYRSFSRKEFEILAVSTDAQGAAVTRPFQQETGFTFPVLHDADFRVGLRYGARTLPMTFLIDRNGIIRNRIPGARDWNTPEGKRLVESLLQGS